A genome region from bacterium includes the following:
- a CDS encoding ATP-binding protein: MPRLFRKDADGQAAEIVGDRSRHGELMRRTIFKLILIYLLPFVLLTCYFHLQSLRVQDEARRQQLQSMAEYQSHMLDLFLRERAVNLANLIQNPKLEVNPSRASLDAYLRDLRLASDSFVDVGVFDGEGVQVGYAGPFPELEKRDYHEEAWFRELRETGERYVITDIYLGFRQKPHFTIAYRREVSGAFLAMRATLDPEQIYAFITSLEGARQVHTSIVNRGGTYQMVTPGVGTPLAESAIVPPVEPAVGFQEVRAREKTVYYGYAWLSEARWALIAQSAVRPPSRLVLGGDYRIAAISLLIILLILVATIVRAGMRVRIEEERDQTKAQLEQAAKLASVGELAGGVAHEINNPLAIISEEAGLMQDLMDPAFGQNVGWEDLRPRLETIQDAVYRCRDITRKLLGFVRRADISLARHDVRTLIDEVVDGFLGREMTLANIRLERLYADDLPAIVSDGNQLKQVILNLVNNAVDAIAGAGVVTIAARAENSSVTIAVKDTGCGMTKAQLEKVFLPFFTTKEVGKGTGLGLSVSYGIIKGLGGRISVQSEPGRGSTFTISLPLN; this comes from the coding sequence ATGCCCCGTCTCTTCCGCAAGGACGCCGACGGTCAGGCCGCGGAGATTGTGGGAGACCGCTCACGTCACGGCGAGTTGATGCGCCGGACCATCTTCAAGCTGATCCTGATTTACCTGCTCCCTTTCGTACTGCTCACCTGCTATTTCCATTTGCAATCCCTGCGCGTGCAGGATGAAGCCCGCAGGCAGCAACTGCAGTCGATGGCCGAGTACCAGTCCCACATGCTGGATCTGTTCCTGCGGGAGCGGGCAGTCAACCTCGCCAACCTGATCCAGAATCCGAAGCTGGAGGTCAACCCTTCTCGCGCCTCGCTGGATGCATATCTGCGGGATCTGCGCCTCGCCTCCGACAGCTTCGTGGATGTGGGCGTGTTCGACGGCGAGGGTGTCCAGGTCGGTTACGCCGGTCCTTTCCCCGAACTGGAGAAGCGGGACTACCATGAGGAGGCCTGGTTCCGCGAACTTCGTGAGACGGGCGAGCGCTACGTGATCACGGACATCTACCTCGGTTTCAGGCAGAAGCCTCACTTCACCATCGCCTACCGCCGGGAGGTATCGGGCGCGTTCCTGGCCATGCGGGCCACCCTGGATCCCGAGCAGATCTACGCGTTCATCACCTCCCTGGAGGGTGCGCGACAGGTGCACACCTCCATCGTGAATCGGGGCGGCACCTACCAGATGGTGACGCCGGGCGTCGGCACCCCCCTGGCCGAATCGGCCATCGTGCCCCCGGTGGAGCCAGCGGTGGGATTCCAAGAGGTGCGGGCCAGAGAGAAAACGGTGTATTACGGCTACGCCTGGCTTTCGGAGGCGCGCTGGGCTCTGATCGCCCAGTCCGCGGTGCGGCCGCCGAGCCGTCTCGTCCTGGGTGGTGACTACCGTATCGCAGCCATCTCACTGCTCATCATCCTGCTCATCCTCGTGGCCACCATCGTCCGGGCGGGTATGCGCGTGCGGATCGAGGAGGAGCGGGACCAGACCAAGGCGCAGCTGGAACAGGCCGCCAAGCTGGCGTCGGTGGGCGAACTGGCCGGGGGCGTCGCGCACGAGATCAACAACCCGCTGGCCATCATCAGCGAGGAGGCGGGTCTCATGCAGGATCTCATGGATCCGGCCTTCGGCCAGAACGTGGGCTGGGAGGATCTGCGGCCGCGCCTGGAAACGATCCAGGATGCCGTCTATCGCTGCCGCGATATCACGCGCAAGCTGCTCGGCTTCGTGCGCCGGGCGGACATCAGCCTGGCCCGTCACGACGTGCGGACCCTGATCGACGAGGTGGTGGACGGTTTCCTGGGCCGCGAGATGACACTCGCGAATATCCGGCTGGAACGGCTCTACGCGGACGACCTTCCCGCCATCGTCTCCGACGGGAACCAGCTCAAGCAGGTGATCCTGAACCTGGTGAACAACGCCGTCGATGCCATTGCTGGCGCAGGGGTCGTGACCATCGCGGCCCGGGCGGAGAACAGTTCGGTGACGATCGCCGTGAAAGACACCGGCTGCGGCATGACGAAGGCCCAACTGGAAAAGGTCTTCCTGCCGTTCTTCACCACCAAGGAAGTCGGCAAGGGCACCGGACTCGGCTTGTCGGTCAGCTACGGGATCATCAAGGGTCTCGGCGGCAGGATCTCGGTGCAGAGCGAGCCGGGCAGGGGCAGCACGTTCACCATCTCGCTGCCCCTGAACTGA